A stretch of Pseudolysobacter antarcticus DNA encodes these proteins:
- a CDS encoding beta-ketoacyl-[acyl-carrier-protein] synthase family protein gives MPVSRDVVITGMGVISPIGLNIFELATNLETNTSGIRLWHSLLLEKKMPVGFIDRDFSKEFTKLELPYLDRCSQLAMLAAREATQDAGLEQFAQYGQRAGLYFGSVAGGVVTEHDWVRQFYVDGKQTSRPYTMMACMLNAAPGQLSIRHQILGPVMTHSSACTSSGAAIGDARRAIRDGYLDVALVGGSESALAPAFMAAWGGLRALAEVDPVDVARSSKPFSKNRTGLVLSEGAVFFVLESRENAIRRGAKAYCCLSGYGIASDGYHIGSPASGGQVAAMRAALSDANLAPADIGYLNAHATATGGGDPIEVRSINDVFDRVPVSSTKGIHGHLLGAASAIELAVAITAINRSFLPATAHLDEIDPACELNHVANMPIMGHVVKNALSLSAGFGGTNVALIVSTEDEATRKAL, from the coding sequence ATGCCGGTCTCGCGCGATGTCGTCATAACAGGTATGGGCGTTATATCGCCTATCGGTTTGAATATATTTGAGTTAGCGACGAATCTTGAAACTAATACTTCAGGAATTCGTTTATGGCACTCGCTATTGCTTGAAAAGAAAATGCCGGTTGGTTTTATTGATCGGGATTTCAGCAAGGAATTTACAAAGCTCGAACTACCTTATCTTGACCGCTGTTCGCAACTTGCCATGCTAGCTGCGCGGGAAGCGACTCAAGATGCAGGATTGGAACAGTTCGCGCAGTACGGTCAGCGCGCAGGGTTGTATTTTGGTTCCGTTGCTGGCGGAGTTGTGACGGAGCATGACTGGGTTAGACAGTTTTACGTCGACGGTAAACAGACCTCCAGGCCATATACGATGATGGCCTGCATGTTGAATGCGGCACCTGGACAACTCTCGATTCGGCATCAAATTCTTGGCCCAGTCATGACACACAGCAGTGCCTGCACGTCTTCAGGCGCCGCCATCGGTGACGCGCGGCGCGCGATTCGTGATGGCTATCTCGATGTCGCGCTGGTGGGTGGCTCCGAGTCCGCGCTCGCGCCAGCGTTTATGGCGGCTTGGGGCGGATTACGTGCGTTGGCGGAGGTTGATCCAGTCGACGTAGCTCGTAGCTCAAAACCTTTTTCAAAGAATCGCACCGGACTGGTATTGAGCGAGGGCGCGGTTTTTTTTGTGCTTGAATCTCGCGAAAACGCAATTCGGCGTGGCGCAAAAGCATATTGCTGTCTCTCTGGTTACGGCATTGCATCTGATGGCTACCATATCGGATCTCCCGCCAGCGGCGGACAGGTTGCCGCGATGCGCGCTGCCCTGTCGGATGCCAATCTCGCGCCTGCAGACATCGGCTATCTAAACGCGCATGCAACCGCAACTGGCGGTGGTGATCCCATTGAAGTCCGATCGATCAACGATGTGTTTGACCGTGTCCCAGTCAGTTCCACCAAGGGCATCCACGGACATCTGTTGGGAGCCGCGAGTGCAATCGAGTTGGCCGTAGCAATTACGGCGATAAACCGATCCTTTCTCCCGGCTACGGCTCACTTGGATGAAATCGATCCGGCCTGTGAGCTAAACCACGTAGCGAATATGCCTATCATGGGACACGTAGTCAAAAATGCCTTGTCTCTCTCGGCCGGGTTTGGCGGTACCAATGTGGCGCTAATTGTCTCCACAGAAGATGAAGCCACGCGCAAAGCACTCTGA
- the prfB gene encoding peptide chain release factor 2 (programmed frameshift), producing MIETNPIRFRIDDLVSRVASLRGYLDFDVKAERLEEVTRELESPTVWENPQRAQELGKERAQLERVVGGIRTLTEALHDAGELLDLGIAEEDEDTIRSVADDVETQAAHVEKLEFRRMFSGKMDAHNAFVDVQAGAGGTEAQDWAEILLRMYLRWCENKGWKAELLEVSAGEVAGIKSATFSVEGEYAYGWLKTEIGVHRLVRKSPFDSDNRRHTSFSSIFVSPEVDDEIEIDINPADLKTDVYRSSGAGGQHVNKTESAVRITHVPTNTVVACQTERSQHANRDRAMKQLKAKLYELEVQKRNVEKDALEATKSDIGWGSQIRSYVLDQSRIKDLRTGVERTDTQKVLDGDLDEFIEASLKTGLEAGAKRVNQ from the exons ATGATCGAGACCAATCCCATCCGTTTCCGCATCGACGACCTGGTCAGCCGGGTTGCCTCGTTACGGGGGTATCTT GACTTCGATGTCAAAGCCGAGCGGCTTGAAGAAGTCACACGCGAACTCGAAAGTCCCACTGTCTGGGAAAACCCGCAGCGCGCGCAAGAATTAGGCAAGGAGCGCGCGCAGCTTGAGCGTGTTGTCGGCGGCATTCGTACGCTGACCGAGGCGCTGCATGACGCAGGTGAGTTGCTCGATTTGGGTATCGCCGAAGAAGACGAAGATACGATCAGGTCCGTCGCCGACGATGTCGAGACGCAGGCGGCACACGTCGAGAAACTGGAATTTCGCCGCATGTTTTCCGGCAAGATGGATGCGCACAACGCGTTCGTCGATGTGCAGGCAGGTGCCGGTGGCACCGAGGCGCAGGACTGGGCGGAAATCTTGCTGCGCATGTATTTGCGCTGGTGCGAAAACAAGGGCTGGAAAGCCGAGCTACTAGAAGTCAGCGCAGGTGAAGTTGCAGGCATCAAGAGCGCGACTTTCAGTGTCGAAGGCGAATACGCCTACGGCTGGCTCAAGACCGAAATCGGCGTGCATCGCCTCGTGCGCAAGTCGCCCTTCGATTCGGACAATCGCCGCCACACGTCGTTCTCGTCGATCTTTGTCAGCCCCGAAGTGGATGACGAAATCGAGATCGATATCAATCCTGCCGATCTCAAAACCGACGTCTATCGCTCATCCGGCGCGGGTGGTCAGCACGTCAACAAGACCGAATCCGCGGTGCGTATTACGCACGTGCCGACCAACACGGTGGTGGCGTGCCAGACCGAACGTTCGCAGCACGCCAACCGCGATCGCGCGATGAAACAACTCAAGGCTAAGCTGTACGAACTCGAAGTGCAGAAGCGCAATGTCGAGAAAGACGCGCTCGAAGCAACCAAGTCGGATATCGGCTGGGGCAGCCAGATTCGCTCGTACGTGCTGGATCAATCGCGCATCAAGGATTTGCGCACCGGTGTCGAGCGCACCGACACGCAAAAAGTGCTGGATGGCGATCTCGATGAATTTATCGAAGCGAGTCTGAAAACAGGTTTGGAAGCGGGTGCGAAGCGAGTGAATCAATAA
- a CDS encoding response regulator translates to MNVLIVDDQQSARLMLRHVVEGIGPDLNVFDFEDSNEALRWADMHRPDLLLLDYRMPGMDGLEFARRFRRPLIHRDVPIVLISVVGEEPMRQAALDVGVMDVMLKPVRPRELRSRCRNLLAIRRQGESVKERARALERQVSQGLSEVESREREMLFRLAKAIEYRDFGTGIHLLRMARYVGLIAEALGLPDDEARMIELAAPLHDIGKIGTPDAILLKRGSLTPEEIIIMRRHPLVGHDILRDSNSRFVQIGALIALRHHERYDGAGYPDGLAGEDIPLPARIVALADVFDALTSERPYKSAWSNAEAFRYVREQRGKHFDPVCVDALLANEARIIDIQQAELLPSHLSF, encoded by the coding sequence ATGAACGTTCTTATCGTTGATGACCAACAATCGGCCCGATTGATGCTCCGCCACGTTGTCGAAGGCATCGGCCCGGATCTGAACGTTTTCGATTTCGAAGATTCCAATGAGGCCTTGCGCTGGGCCGACATGCATCGGCCTGACTTGCTGTTGCTCGACTACCGCATGCCGGGCATGGACGGGTTGGAATTTGCGCGACGTTTTCGCCGCCCGCTGATTCATCGCGATGTACCTATCGTCCTGATCAGTGTGGTCGGTGAAGAACCGATGCGTCAGGCTGCGCTGGATGTCGGCGTGATGGACGTCATGCTCAAGCCAGTGCGACCACGCGAACTGCGCTCACGCTGCCGTAATCTGCTCGCGATTCGCCGTCAGGGCGAATCCGTGAAGGAGCGGGCGCGCGCGCTGGAACGCCAAGTTAGCCAGGGTTTGAGCGAAGTCGAGTCGCGCGAACGCGAAATGTTGTTTCGTCTTGCCAAGGCCATTGAGTACCGTGACTTCGGCACCGGTATTCATCTGCTGCGCATGGCGCGTTATGTGGGCTTGATTGCCGAGGCACTAGGCTTGCCTGATGACGAGGCACGCATGATTGAGCTCGCGGCGCCGTTGCACGATATCGGCAAGATCGGCACGCCGGATGCCATCTTGCTCAAACGCGGCAGTCTGACTCCCGAAGAAATCATCATCATGCGGCGCCATCCGCTCGTCGGCCATGACATCCTGCGCGACAGCAATAGTCGATTCGTGCAGATCGGGGCCTTGATAGCGCTGCGCCATCATGAGCGTTACGACGGCGCGGGTTATCCCGATGGCTTGGCGGGCGAAGACATTCCATTGCCGGCGCGTATCGTTGCGCTGGCGGATGTGTTCGATGCACTTACCTCCGAGCGTCCGTACAAATCCGCGTGGAGTAACGCTGAAGCATTCCGCTATGTGCGTGAGCAAAGAGGCAAGCATTTTGATCCGGTTTGCGTCGATGCTCTACTCGCCAATGAAGCCCGCATCATTGATATCCAGCAGGCTGAATTGTTGCCGAGCCATTTGAGTTTTTGA
- a CDS encoding acyl carrier protein, which produces MTNDLNFTQIQAMLKDFLAEHFDVPTEKVTQESSLKELGIDSIMMLDIMLEIEDRLGIKLKDLSMPSNPKVGDIMALIDRNQAANKG; this is translated from the coding sequence ATGACAAACGACCTAAATTTCACACAAATTCAGGCTATGCTCAAAGATTTTCTGGCAGAGCATTTCGATGTTCCTACAGAAAAAGTAACGCAAGAGTCTTCGCTGAAGGAGCTTGGCATCGACTCGATAATGATGCTGGATATTATGCTGGAAATTGAAGATCGTCTTGGAATAAAATTGAAGGATCTTTCGATGCCTTCAAATCCGAAGGTTGGCGATATCATGGCACTGATCGACCGTAATCAAGCTGCAAACAAAGGTTAG
- the lysS gene encoding lysine--tRNA ligase has protein sequence MSGDTVDSGAENNSGAEIPVTPPDENKLIAERRAKLTALRAQGIAFPNDFAPDAFAGDLQSEFDGKTAEEIEALARRVKVAGRILLKRVQGKVSFVQLQDMSGRIQLFIHAATVGEIYDAFKGWDSGDIVGAEGLLMRTKTGELSVKTSGLRLLTKSLRPLPEKWAGLTDTETRYRQRYVDLIVTPESRRVFQLRSLVVRHLRNYLDDRRFLEVETPMMHVIPGGATARPFVTHHNALDMDLYLRVAPELYLKRLTVGGFDRVYEINRNFRNEGVSTRHNPEFTMLELYQAYATYNEIMDITEGMIRSAAESVVGRTALTWEGREIDVGPAFKRWRMDDAVREHNPEIGAHEMRDRDALARHCERLKIPVKPGYGWGKLLLEIFERTVEASLIQPTFITAHPVEVSPLARESDTDPGITDRFELFVAGKEIANGFSELNDPEDQAARFLAQVQAKDAGDDEAMHFDADYIRALEYGMPPTGGLGIGIDRLIMLLADVPSIRDVLLFPYMRPES, from the coding sequence ATGAGTGGCGATACAGTCGACAGTGGCGCTGAAAATAATTCGGGCGCGGAAATACCCGTAACGCCGCCTGACGAAAACAAGTTGATCGCCGAACGCCGCGCCAAACTCACTGCGCTGCGGGCACAAGGTATCGCCTTTCCAAACGATTTTGCGCCGGACGCATTTGCCGGTGATCTGCAATCCGAGTTCGATGGCAAGACCGCCGAAGAAATCGAAGCGCTGGCGCGTCGCGTGAAAGTCGCCGGTCGAATCCTGCTCAAACGTGTGCAGGGTAAAGTCAGTTTCGTCCAGTTGCAGGACATGAGCGGACGTATCCAGCTGTTTATTCATGCGGCCACGGTCGGCGAAATTTACGACGCGTTCAAGGGCTGGGACAGCGGCGATATCGTTGGCGCCGAAGGTCTGCTCATGCGCACCAAGACCGGCGAGCTGTCGGTTAAAACCAGCGGTCTGCGCTTGCTCACAAAATCACTGCGTCCGCTGCCGGAGAAATGGGCCGGACTGACCGATACCGAAACCCGTTATCGTCAGCGTTACGTCGATCTGATCGTGACACCGGAATCGCGTCGGGTATTTCAGCTGCGTTCGCTGGTAGTGCGGCATCTGCGCAATTATCTCGACGATCGCCGCTTTCTCGAAGTCGAAACGCCGATGATGCATGTGATTCCCGGTGGCGCCACGGCGCGTCCGTTCGTGACGCATCACAACGCGCTCGATATGGATTTATATCTGCGCGTCGCGCCAGAGTTGTACCTCAAGCGCCTGACCGTCGGTGGTTTCGATCGAGTCTATGAGATCAATCGCAACTTCCGCAACGAGGGTGTCTCGACGCGACACAATCCCGAATTCACCATGCTCGAGTTGTACCAGGCCTACGCCACTTACAACGAGATCATGGACATCACCGAGGGCATGATCCGCAGTGCCGCGGAAAGCGTGGTCGGTCGTACCGCGCTGACGTGGGAAGGGCGCGAGATCGATGTCGGCCCGGCGTTCAAACGCTGGCGCATGGACGATGCGGTGCGCGAACACAACCCCGAAATCGGTGCGCATGAAATGCGTGATCGCGATGCACTCGCGCGGCATTGCGAACGATTGAAGATCCCGGTAAAACCGGGTTACGGCTGGGGCAAATTATTGCTCGAAATTTTCGAGCGTACGGTCGAAGCCTCGCTGATCCAGCCGACGTTCATCACCGCCCATCCGGTCGAAGTTTCGCCGCTTGCACGTGAGAGCGATACCGATCCGGGTATCACTGATCGTTTCGAGCTATTCGTCGCCGGCAAGGAAATCGCTAACGGTTTTTCCGAACTCAACGATCCCGAAGATCAGGCCGCGCGTTTTCTCGCCCAGGTACAAGCGAAAGACGCCGGTGATGATGAAGCGATGCATTTCGACGCCGACTATATCCGTGCGCTCGAGTACGGCATGCCGCCGACCGGTGGCCTCGGTATCGGCATTGATCGCTTGATTATGTTGCTCGCGGATGTGCCGTCGATCCGTGACGTTTTGCTGTTTCCGTATATGCGACCAGAGAGCTGA
- a CDS encoding crotonase/enoyl-CoA hydratase family protein, whose protein sequence is MGVLEYISPSPLTHVCASFKATQNNVLWITMAESSAGRSQYFSPDLLRDLCTLYKSVESAGGNWISNGVRQPIHYLVVKSAHPEYFSLGGDLSHFRECIRQRNKKGLLDYSMLCADMIYDLATRLNRDATTIALIQGRALGGGFESALAADFIIAEEHSEFGFPEILFGLFPCTGGMSLLARRIGVHAAERMMTNGKMYAATELKSMGVVDEICARGEGEVAVEKFIAEHSRHRIARLMLQRSRHRLAALSYEELRIVVEEWAETAVNLSAPHLRVMDMLIDMQRARVAG, encoded by the coding sequence ATGGGCGTTCTCGAATATATTTCTCCGTCTCCGCTTACACATGTCTGCGCCAGCTTCAAAGCGACCCAGAACAATGTTCTCTGGATCACGATGGCGGAGTCTTCTGCTGGCCGAAGCCAATACTTTTCTCCCGATTTGTTGCGCGACCTGTGCACACTATACAAAAGCGTCGAATCAGCTGGTGGCAACTGGATCAGCAATGGTGTCAGGCAGCCGATCCATTATCTGGTAGTGAAATCCGCCCATCCCGAGTATTTCAGTCTGGGGGGCGATCTTTCTCACTTTCGCGAATGTATTCGGCAACGTAACAAGAAAGGTTTGCTGGATTACTCGATGCTATGCGCCGATATGATTTACGATTTAGCTACACGGTTAAATCGAGATGCGACGACGATTGCATTGATTCAGGGGCGTGCGCTCGGTGGCGGATTCGAATCCGCACTTGCGGCCGATTTCATCATTGCAGAGGAACATAGCGAATTCGGATTTCCGGAAATCCTTTTTGGTCTTTTCCCTTGTACCGGTGGCATGAGTCTGCTCGCGCGGCGAATTGGTGTGCACGCTGCCGAGCGCATGATGACTAATGGCAAAATGTACGCTGCGACCGAATTGAAATCGATGGGTGTCGTAGACGAGATTTGCGCCAGAGGCGAGGGTGAGGTCGCGGTCGAGAAATTCATAGCCGAACACAGCCGTCATCGAATCGCTCGGTTGATGCTGCAGCGCAGTCGACACCGATTGGCGGCATTGAGCTACGAAGAGCTTCGCATTGTGGTCGAAGAGTGGGCGGAAACTGCGGTGAATCTTTCGGCGCCACATTTGCGTGTAATGGACATGTTAATCGACATGCAAAGAGCGCGTGTTGCCGGTTGA